One genomic window of Corallococcus silvisoli includes the following:
- a CDS encoding acyl carrier protein encodes MTKDELFERLSAILQETFDIEPSRIIPEARLHDDLDIDSIDAIDLLVRLKPVAGQRVPPEVFRSVRTLQDVVDALHGLLGSDSAAA; translated from the coding sequence ATGACCAAGGACGAGTTGTTCGAGCGCCTGAGCGCCATCCTCCAGGAAACCTTCGACATCGAGCCGTCGCGCATCATCCCGGAGGCGCGGCTGCACGACGACCTGGACATCGACAGCATTGACGCCATCGACCTGCTGGTGCGCCTGAAGCCGGTGGCGGGCCAGCGCGTTCCGCCGGAGGTCTTCCGCTCCGTGCGCACGCTGCAGGACGTGGTGGACGCGCTGCACGGGCTGCTCGGCAGCGACTCCGCCGCCGCGTGA
- a CDS encoding phosphopantetheine-binding protein produces the protein MLELEHEIKRLVIETLNLEDLTPEDIDPAAPLFVEGLGLDSIDALELGLALQKSYGVVLASDSKENRRHFASVRALADFVSTHRTRS, from the coding sequence ATGTTGGAGCTTGAGCACGAAATCAAGCGACTGGTCATCGAGACGCTGAACCTCGAAGACCTCACGCCGGAGGACATCGATCCGGCCGCGCCGCTGTTCGTCGAGGGACTGGGGCTGGATTCCATCGACGCCCTGGAGCTCGGCCTGGCGCTGCAGAAGTCCTATGGCGTCGTGCTGGCGAGCGACTCCAAGGAGAACCGCCGTCACTTCGCCAGTGTGCGGGCGCTCGCGGATTTCGTCAGCACCCACCGCACGCGATCCTGA